The following are encoded together in the Halopiger aswanensis genome:
- a CDS encoding helix-turn-helix domain-containing protein: protein MTTIAELSVSTDEFALAETFQQLPSMEVRVESVVAEGPGRTTPLVWFSNVGSDELDETLRADSTVVEHQQLLEDTDDGELFYRLEYSEDVSSICRAIYAHDGTVLGAQVTDNHWTLRVLFPHREGLSDAVSDIEDQGVRVDVKRMVEAGADDDLETTAALTEPQKEAIAEAYRQGYYDVPREISLEELANELDISHQALSERLRRANRVLASEQLDEAASEMVTE, encoded by the coding sequence ATGACGACGATCGCCGAGCTCTCGGTCTCGACCGACGAGTTCGCCCTCGCGGAGACGTTCCAGCAGCTCCCGTCGATGGAGGTCCGCGTCGAGAGCGTCGTCGCCGAGGGGCCGGGCCGAACGACGCCGCTGGTCTGGTTCTCCAACGTCGGCTCGGACGAACTCGACGAGACGCTGCGTGCGGACTCGACCGTCGTCGAACACCAGCAGCTCCTCGAGGATACCGACGACGGAGAGTTGTTCTACCGGCTCGAGTACAGCGAGGACGTCAGCTCGATCTGTCGCGCGATCTACGCCCACGACGGCACGGTACTGGGTGCGCAGGTCACGGACAACCACTGGACGCTTCGCGTGCTCTTCCCCCACCGCGAGGGGCTCTCGGACGCCGTCTCGGATATCGAGGACCAGGGCGTCCGCGTCGACGTCAAGCGGATGGTCGAAGCCGGCGCCGACGATGACCTCGAGACGACCGCGGCGCTGACCGAGCCCCAGAAGGAGGCCATCGCCGAGGCCTACCGCCAGGGGTACTACGACGTCCCCCGCGAGATCTCGCTCGAGGAACTGGCGAACGAACTCGACATCTCCCACCAGGCGCTCTCCGAGCGGCTGCGCCGGGCCAACCGCGTGCTCGCGAGCGAGCAGCTGGACGAGGCGGCGAGCGAGATGGTGACCGAATAG
- a CDS encoding HAD family hydrolase, producing the protein MVTETEYEAVVYDLDGTLVDLEVDWTDAARAVREVYDTAGVEPPSTELWDMLEGADDAGLRAEVESTLADRERDGARAAPRLAHADELLEQTVPVGVCSLNCEAACRIALEKHGLADAVDVVVGRDTVATQKPDPAPLLEAVRELGVEPENAVFVGDSRRDELTAERAGTAFEYVGSGPSGV; encoded by the coding sequence ATCGTGACTGAGACCGAGTACGAGGCCGTCGTCTACGATCTAGACGGGACGCTCGTCGACCTCGAGGTCGACTGGACCGACGCCGCGCGTGCGGTCCGCGAGGTGTACGACACCGCCGGCGTCGAACCGCCGAGCACGGAGCTGTGGGACATGCTCGAGGGGGCCGACGACGCCGGCCTGCGGGCGGAGGTCGAGTCGACGCTCGCCGACCGCGAGCGCGACGGGGCTCGTGCCGCCCCGCGGCTGGCCCACGCCGACGAACTCCTCGAGCAAACGGTCCCGGTCGGCGTCTGCTCGCTCAACTGCGAGGCGGCGTGTCGAATCGCGCTCGAGAAACACGGACTGGCCGACGCGGTCGACGTCGTCGTCGGTCGGGACACCGTCGCGACGCAGAAGCCGGATCCGGCGCCGCTGCTCGAGGCGGTTCGGGAACTGGGCGTCGAGCCCGAAAACGCGGTGTTCGTCGGCGACTCGCGGCGGGACGAACTGACGGCCGAGCGCGCGGGCACAGCCTTCGAGTACGTCGGGTCGGGGCCGTCGGGCGTCTAA
- a CDS encoding ABC transporter permease subunit produces MLETTDDDRPRGAIVIAKKEFRDAVRSRALLALTALFALFAAGGVALLSLLPAPADADFGGEFGVVFGLLSPASLFVPIIGLLVGYRAIAGEREDGSIYLLLGLGHDRRSVFVGKLFGRNAVVATAILAGSAVGGGVAAAITDGITPAPFIAFTATTILLGVVFVNIAIGLSATTASTTYAAWGGFGVFVLFQFVWGVLAFGLVFLETGSFPEPPLPAWYPYIAQLNPQNAYRTLATAPFEANELLGTIAGAPGTTSTVALEPWFAGVVLLWWGTVPLLIGYYRFRRADL; encoded by the coding sequence ATGCTCGAGACGACCGACGACGACCGACCGCGGGGCGCGATCGTCATCGCGAAAAAGGAGTTCCGAGACGCCGTGCGATCTCGGGCGCTCCTCGCGCTGACGGCGCTGTTCGCTCTCTTCGCAGCGGGCGGCGTCGCGCTGTTGTCGCTGCTTCCGGCGCCCGCCGACGCGGATTTCGGCGGCGAGTTCGGCGTCGTCTTCGGGCTACTCTCCCCGGCGAGCCTGTTCGTGCCGATCATCGGCCTGCTGGTCGGCTACCGCGCTATCGCCGGCGAGCGCGAGGACGGGAGCATCTATCTGTTGCTCGGGCTCGGCCACGACCGTCGGAGCGTTTTCGTCGGCAAACTCTTCGGGCGGAACGCGGTCGTCGCTACCGCGATTCTCGCCGGGTCCGCGGTCGGCGGCGGCGTAGCGGCCGCGATCACCGACGGGATCACACCTGCGCCGTTCATCGCGTTCACCGCGACGACGATCCTGCTCGGTGTCGTTTTCGTCAACATTGCGATCGGACTGTCCGCGACGACCGCCTCGACGACGTACGCCGCGTGGGGCGGGTTCGGCGTCTTCGTTCTCTTTCAGTTTGTCTGGGGCGTCCTCGCGTTCGGATTGGTGTTCCTCGAGACCGGCTCCTTCCCGGAACCGCCGCTACCGGCGTGGTACCCGTACATCGCGCAGTTGAATCCGCAAAACGCGTACCGGACCCTCGCGACGGCGCCGTTCGAGGCGAACGAGTTGCTCGGAACGATCGCCGGTGCGCCGGGTACGACGTCGACGGTCGCCCTCGAGCCGTGGTTCGCGGGCGTCGTCCTGCTGTGGTGGGGAACGGTGCCGCTGCTGATCGGCTACTATCGATTTCGGCGCGCCGATCTCTGA
- a CDS encoding DUF5822 domain-containing protein — MPEPVETTNPEGVDYGWVMQVTFVATILVGAPIVAVLSLQADLPTWNARAEFAIRVGALIWTVTALAVFAYAKRYQE; from the coding sequence GTGCCGGAACCCGTCGAAACGACCAATCCAGAGGGCGTCGATTACGGGTGGGTGATGCAGGTCACGTTCGTCGCCACGATCCTCGTCGGCGCGCCGATCGTCGCCGTCCTCTCCCTACAGGCCGACCTACCGACCTGGAACGCCCGCGCCGAGTTCGCGATCCGCGTCGGGGCGCTCATCTGGACGGTCACTGCGCTCGCCGTGTTCGCGTACGCGAAGCGGTATCAGGAGTAA
- a CDS encoding HAD family hydrolase, with product MERYDLVYRLYDEYDTATLREYQEFVDVFPAVDSRVALEHWQEATEELEARKNEIRADFAAGETFAEVASWADRDQAFTALDLEAKYGRAVNVLVLDVDETLRSAGGTDNEIPRETLHVLTEFHEAGVPIVICTGQTLENVKGFAIQGLGSEIVHSGNLSIVYEAGTGVFTPGHGADTKQLLYEDLDEEIRAVFDDVRSRVLPEAPEELRRGCHLQGNEFNITMKPNYETGSADARAVIDEALVYLVDLLADAVGSALELNGNGDGETEISDETVVDWTRAFYADQDPEIRAVLESEGVYPDREADEVPARLADTLERIDVAYYEADAAEIGSLELNKVVGVERAFDVLGIDDPFALVMGDSKSDLRVMEWVEENDAGIAAAPEHASRDTLEHVLETDELVFDRGKSVDVLRTVYALNRLARLGDSR from the coding sequence ATGGAACGGTACGATCTCGTCTACCGACTCTACGACGAGTACGATACGGCGACCTTGCGCGAGTATCAGGAGTTCGTCGACGTCTTCCCGGCGGTCGACTCGAGGGTCGCCCTCGAGCACTGGCAGGAGGCGACCGAGGAACTCGAGGCCCGCAAAAACGAGATCCGGGCGGACTTCGCGGCCGGCGAGACGTTCGCTGAGGTCGCCTCGTGGGCGGACCGCGATCAGGCCTTCACCGCCTTGGACCTCGAGGCCAAGTACGGCCGCGCGGTGAACGTGCTCGTGTTAGACGTCGACGAGACGCTGCGCTCGGCCGGCGGGACGGACAACGAGATTCCCCGCGAGACGCTGCACGTGCTGACGGAGTTCCACGAAGCGGGCGTCCCGATCGTCATCTGTACGGGCCAGACCCTGGAGAACGTCAAGGGATTCGCGATCCAGGGGCTGGGCAGCGAAATCGTCCACTCGGGGAACCTCTCGATCGTCTACGAGGCCGGGACGGGCGTGTTCACGCCGGGCCACGGCGCCGACACCAAGCAGTTGCTCTACGAGGACCTAGACGAGGAGATCCGGGCGGTCTTCGACGACGTGCGCTCGCGGGTGCTCCCCGAAGCGCCCGAGGAACTCCGCCGGGGCTGTCACCTGCAGGGCAACGAGTTCAACATCACGATGAAGCCCAACTACGAGACCGGCTCCGCGGACGCCCGCGCGGTCATCGACGAGGCGCTGGTCTACCTCGTCGATCTGCTCGCCGACGCGGTCGGCTCGGCGCTCGAGTTGAACGGCAACGGCGACGGCGAGACCGAGATCAGCGACGAGACCGTCGTCGACTGGACCCGCGCGTTCTACGCCGACCAGGACCCCGAGATCAGAGCCGTCCTCGAGAGCGAGGGCGTCTATCCCGACCGGGAGGCCGACGAGGTACCGGCCCGGCTCGCGGACACCCTAGAGCGGATCGACGTCGCCTACTACGAGGCCGACGCGGCAGAAATCGGCAGTCTCGAGTTGAACAAGGTCGTCGGCGTCGAGCGCGCGTTCGACGTGCTCGGGATCGACGACCCCTTCGCGCTGGTGATGGGCGACTCCAAGAGCGACCTGCGGGTCATGGAGTGGGTCGAGGAAAACGACGCCGGCATCGCGGCCGCTCCGGAACACGCCTCGCGGGATACGTTAGAACACGTCCTCGAGACGGACGAACTCGTCTTCGATCGCGGGAAGAGCGTCGACGTGCTCCGGACCGTCTACGCGCTGAACCGGCTGGCTCGCCTCGGCGATAGTCGATAG